In the Solanum pennellii chromosome 5, SPENNV200 genome, one interval contains:
- the LOC107019617 gene encoding uncharacterized protein LOC107019617, translated as MNAKQTVEQVQQVQSKSKGMIRQLYCHMKEDQQRPVWNCLIFNNAARPKAYFTMWIMMNQRLVTVDRLAQWGVVVDKTCVLCKNVDENAEHLFMQCNLARRLWGRLLSWIEQQSNVPMTWEQFLQWCIQQGKGKSSAAQVFKIILTEGIYGLWMERNSRIFEHKSKNEDHIVKEIAYVTIVRTPSRMKEIVSQWTFKQ; from the coding sequence ATGAATGCAAAGCAAACTGTGGAGCAGGTTCAGCAAGTGCAAAGCAAAAGTAAAGGGATGATCAGGCAACTTTACTGTCACATGAAAGAAGATCAACAAAGGCCAGTATGGAATTGTCTTATCTTCAACAATGCAGCAAGACCAAAAGCTTACTTTACAATGTGGATCATGATGAATCAAAGGCTAGTAACAGTGGACAGATTGGCTCAGTGGGGAGTTGTAGTAGATAAGACATGTGTGTTATGCAAGAATGTTGATGAGAATGCAGAACATCTGTTTATGCAATGCAACTTGGCCAGGAGACTGTGGGGGAGGTTGTTAAGCTGGATAGAGCAACAAAGTAATGTTCCAATGACATGGGAGCAGTTTCTGCAGTGGTGTATTCAACAAGGAAAAGGGAAGAGCTCAGCAGCACAAGTGTTCAAGATTATATTGACTGAAGGTATCTATGGATTGTGGATGGAGAGAAATAGTAGAATTTTTGAGCACAAGAGCAAAAATGAGGATCACATAGTTAAAGAGATAGCCTATGTAACTATTGTTAGAACTCCTTCTAGAATGAAGGAAATTGTAAGTCAATGGACATTTAAGCAATAG